A segment of the Halostagnicola larsenii XH-48 genome:
GTTCCGGTGAAATCGCCGGCAAACCGACTAATGTAGGTTTTCCAAACCGACCCAATCAGTGGACTATACTCCCTACTACTATTAATAATTTGCTATGGACAGCAATATATCCACTCTCCCGGCTGCAATGTATCTACTTCCACGCTCAGATCTATCATATCGCTTGGAACCTCGTTTGTCGAACCCACGCATATGCACTCACCGAACCCACGCACTCCCGTTCACCGGAAACCCGGTGTGTCCGTCTCCAGATCATCGATACCATCCACCCACTACCTCTCGGACCGTTTCACCGGAAACCCGGTGTGTGCGCGCTCACTCTCGTTTACCTTCTTGCACACTTTGTCTGCGCGGGCTAGTCGTGATATCATCCGATCCGTTTCCCGGCTATCCCGATCCAAACAGTAAAGATAATTCACCGGAAACGTGGTGTCATCAACCTATGTCGAGTTCCGGCGATGATCTGTTCACTCGAGACGATCACATATTCGAGAACAAAGAACTCCTCGAGATCAATCACTTACCAGAGGAGGGCCGTATCGTCGGTCGAGACGACGAGATAGCCGATCTCGCGAACGCTGTCAATCCTGCTATCTTCGGACAGAGCCCCAGCAATCTGTTGATTTACGGGAAGACGGGAACTGGCAAATCGCTCTGTGCCAAGCATATTTCCGAGCGGCTTGTGAGGGTCGCCAAAGAAGAGGGTGTCACCGCGGAGTTTGCGTACGTCGATTGTGCACAGGACAACACGGAAACGCAGGCCGTCCAGACCATCGCCCATTCGATGAACAATTCGGAGGCCACCGATATCAAAATCCCAGACAAGGGACTGAGTACCTCTACCTACTACAAGCGCCTCTGGCAGGTTCTCGATACGCAGTACGGCGTCGTCCTCATTATTCTGGACGAAGTCGACAAACTCGATGACGACGATATCCTAATGCAATTGTCTCGCGCGGGCGAGGCCGGCAAGCTAACGGACTGCAAGATCGGCGTCATCGGTATCAGTAACAAGATCAAGTACAAGGATCGAATGGACGAACGAGTCAAGTCATCGCTTTGCGAGCGAGAGTTCGTCTTCCCACCGTACGACGCCAATCAACTTCGAGACATTATGCAAGCCCGAAGCGACGCGTTCAAAGATGGCGTGCTCGAGCCGTCGGTCATCCCTCGAGCAGCGGCTCTCGCCGCCCGCGAACACGGGGATGCCAGAAAGGCCATCGACATTCTTCGGTACGCCGGGGAGATCGCCCAATCGAACTCGAGCGAAACCGTTCGCGAGGAGTTCGTGGTTCAGGCTCGCGAACGAGCCGAAACTGACCGCTTCCGCGAGCTGATCCGGGGGTCGACACCACACTCTCGGTACGTACTTCAGGCGCTTGCAGTCCTTTCGCTGAACGAAACCGACGAGGACGGCTTCCGGACGACCCGTATTTTCGACGTCTACGAGGAGATCTGTCGCCAGGAAGGATCGGATACACTGTCGCTTCGTCGGGTCAGGGATCTGCTGAAAGAACACGCGTTTCTCGACATCATCGAACAGTCGCGACAGAGCGGCGGAAGTGCTGAAGGAAGTTACACCGAGCATCAACTGCTCGAGGATCCTGACGTAGTACAGAAGGTCCTCGTCGAGACGGTCGAGTCCAGCCAGCAGTGACCGATATCCACTCGCCGTTCGGTCGTTGACGCTGTCGATTCTGTTGTCGCTCACATCACCGCTGTCTACTCAGTTGTCGATCCGATTTCGCTGTCGATCTAATTGACCTGATATCATCCAGTTGATGCTATTTCGGCGCCGTAGATTTTTCGGAGCCGGTTCGACCGGCGTATTTTCCTTGACAATTCCATACTTTCTGTCGGCCAACAAGCCGGTGAGCCGTCGTTCTTCACCGGAAACCCGGTGTCCGGTTACCGACTTGCGATCCGCTCGAGCGCCCGGATTCTGTGAACTGCGTCACGCGAGTTTCTGTAAACTTCGTCACACGAGTACTACACCAGTGCGTGGTGGGTCAGACAGGTAGCTGACCTGTCCTTGATACGGAGTACTATCGACCAGTATTAGACTACCATGAGGTTGCAGGCGGCGAACCAACCCGTGGGGAGGCTGTGCTCTTTCAGCGAATGCGAGATATTGAGGAGCGAGGTCAGTCGATCGGACGACGAAATGTGTCTACCACTAACCGTATCGACTCCAACTATCAGCGTGAAGGGCAAACCGAACTCAGCACGCAGTCTCCGTCTCTGTCCACCGTTTGCCCTGAATCCTTAATCGTAGTTTCGAACCGACAGCCGTACCGCCACGAATTCGACGATGCGACCGACGGATCCAGCGACTCCGATTCAGATTCTCGACCGGCCGAAAGCGGCCATTCCACCGAACCTGACCGGAAGATAACGGTCGACGAGCCGGCCGGTGGCCTTACTGCGGGACTCGATCCAGTCCTCTGTCGTTCGAACGGAACCTGGATCGCGTGGGGTGATGGCGAGGCGGACGAACTAGCAGTCGATCAGAACGATTGCGTGCACGTGCCCCCAGATGACGAAGCCTATACGCTTCGTCGGCTCTGGCTTTCTGACGAAGCAGTAGATTCGTACTATTATGGCTTCAGTAATCGCGTTCTGTGGCCGTTGTGCCACGGATTCGAACATCTCCTAGACGACCGACCGGGGGACCTCGAGTGGTATCGACGAGTCAACGAACAGTTCGCGACGGCCGTCTCCGAGCACGTATCCGAGGAGTCGGTGGTCTGGCTGCAGGACTACCACCTCGGCTTCGCGCCGGCACTGATCCGAGAGCGGGTTCCCGATTCGGTAACGATCGCGCATTTCTGGCACATTCCGTGGCCGTCACCGGAGACGTTTGATCACTGTCCGGCGGGTAGGGAACTGCTGGCCGGATTGCTCGGGAACGATCTGCTCGGTTTCCACGTCGACCGGTACGCGGAATTGTTCGTGGAGTGTGTCGATACCCACCTTCCTGATGCAACCGTCCATCGTCCCACTCGGACGATCAGATACGACGGAAACGAAACTCGAGTCGTAGCGACGCCGATGGGCGTCGATGCACCTACCTACGCGACGACCTCCCGTGAGGTCGATTCGGGTCAATGGTCCTCGATTTGCTCGAAATACGATATTTCACAGTCGAATGCGATCGGACTCGGCGTCGATCGACTCGATTACACGAAAGGCATTCCGCAGCGACTCGATGCGCTCGAAACCTTCTTCGAACGAAATCGTCCGTGGCGCGGGCAGTTTACGTTCGTTCAGAAAGCGACGCCATCCCGGACGAACATCCCTGCGTACCAGCAGTTAGGGGAGACTGTCCGACAGCGAGTTGAGCGAATCAACGACCGATTCGGGACCGATGAGTGGCAACCGATCGTCTACACGGAAGACATCCTTCCCCAGGAAGACCTGTGTGCGCTGTACCGGAACGCAGATGTCATGGTCGTCAGTCCAGTCAGCGATGGAATGAACCTGGTCGCACAGGAGTACCTGGCCTCGAATGTCGACGAATCTGGGGCGCTCGTGTTGAGCAATCGAGCCGGTGCACACGAAATGCTCGGCTCGCACGCGTATACGATCGCACCCGACAGAACCGATCACTTCGCCGACACCCTCGAGCGTGTCTTAACGACGGCTCGAGGGGAGAAACGGCAACGAATATCGGTGCTTCGAGACCGTGTGTTCGACGCTGATCTGGACTCGTGGATGCGAGATCAGTTCGTTCAGATGCAGCGTCTCCGTACCGGTACTGATAGCTACGACGATCTGTCGAACGGATATCAGTCACCGGTGTAACGATGCTGAAGGATATTCCAAGCCCCGTCGACGAGCAGTTGCCACGAATCCGGTCAGCGGTTCGCGAGGCGAACAACATCTTGCTCTGTCTCGACTTCGACGGGACGCTGGCACCCATCGTCGACGATCCGGCGAAGGCAACACCGACCGATGCAGTAGTCGACGCACTGGAGGACCTCTCTTCGAATCCAACGATTCGGACAGCAGTCGTGAGTGGTCGCTCTCTCACCGATGTTCGCTCTCGAGTCGATAGCCCGAATCTCTTCGCAGGAAATCACGGGCTCGAAATCCAGCGCAATGGCTCGATTTCGGTCCATCCGATCGCCCAGAAACGAGCGACGCTTGTCGACACTGTCTGTTCGCAACTTGCGAAAACGTTTGAGCCCGTCCCACACTGTTGGGTCGAAAATAAACGGTTGACGGGGTCAGTTCACTTTCGGTTGGCCTCAACTCATCGACTCGAGACGATCAAGAACGTCGCGAAGTCGGTCATCAAGCGAATCGGTCAGGGTCTTCTGGAGCATTCGTATGGGAAACGCGTTATCGAAATCTCCCCACGGATTCCATGGGGAAAAGGTAACGCTGTCGAGTTGCTCGAGCTTTCAGCGCCGACGGATTCGCTGGTCGTCTACCTCGGCGACGATACGACCGATGAGTCGGCATTCGAGGTCGTCGAACCCGATGGGATCGGAATTCGCGTCGGTGGGCCGTCCACGTCTTGGGCGTCCGCTCGAGTCAGGTCGCCTGCTGCGGTCGCCTCGTTTTTGCACTGGATCGGGACTGCAGGACCGCCACACGCGACCGAGACCCCGGCGAAGCTTGAAGAGACACTTTCCCAGCGGTCCGCATAGCCGCTTTCGAGAAACCCACCCATGAACCCACCTTCGTTCCCGAAGCACTTCGCAGGTAGTTCCACCTCCTCAGCCAGCAGCGATGACGCGATACACACTAGCATGCCGATCAGCCGATTTCTCGCCACATCGATGTTGGTACTGATTACCAGTGCTTGTACGGGCGTTTCTCGAGCTAAAGCCGAAAGTATTAGTTACCACTGGAAATAGAGTACAGTACAAGAGCAATTAGAGATGAAACTTAGACAACCAACCGATTTCCTGATCCTCGAGTCACTTGAGGACAAAGGACGCAACGTCGCAACGAACCTCTCTGCGCACACGGACAAGAGTCGAAAGAATATCAACACTCGATTGCCAGTTCTCGAGGACTACGGACTCGTCGAGAAGATTGGCCCCGCCAAACGTTCCGGGCTGTACGAAATTACATCGCTCGGAAAGGCCGCACTGGTTTACCAGGACCAGTACGACGAAGTGGACGATTTCGAGGAACTCATCGAAGGGCCCTCCGCTGGCAATGTTGAATCGGCAGGCGCCTCGGCGACGAGTTTCGCTCGTGGCGAGGAAGACACAGACGACGAATAACGACGTTCTGGTTATTCGCGGCCACCGAGATCCAGCAGTAGCAACTGCTACGATGACGTCTCGAAACCGGCCCAGTATGCGTTTCTCCGGATCTCCTCAGATGTCGAAATTCGTTCTCGTTCCTTCCTCGAGAAATTCACGGAGAAGTTCCTGTAGTGCCTTTCGAAGGTGCTGGTGCATCGTTGGCGGCGCAACGTCCATCGCCTGGGCGATTTCTTCGCCCGTGCTTCCACGGGGCCAATCGAAGTAGCCGCCATAGTACGCCAGCCGAAGTGTCGTAAGTTGCTTTTCCGTCAGCGTATCGAGGATTCGATCCTGCTTTTCCGCCATCGTCTGTACGGATCGGTCGACCTCCCGTCTGGCGACGAGTTCGGTATTCTGGTATATTCGCCCGAGCGCGTTGAGGATCTCTCTGATGTCCGCATCTCTTGGGACGTCAAGGAGGCAGGTTCCGACGTTGTCCTCGACAGTAATATCCCTGATTGCCACGCCGAGATTCGAGAGCGCGCGGACTCCCGATTCGACGAGTCGAAGTTCGATGATACACTGCTGGTTTCCGCTGTGGACGACGCGACATTCTTGGACGGAATCGTGCTGATTTGCCTCTTCACGCACGATTTCACCGTCGATACCGTCGACTAGAACGTACTGATACGTCTTCCCACTCGTCGTCGTTCCCGCCCACTTCAGCGAACACGTGCAGTCGTATTTCTCCGATAGATCGAACGAAATAGCGTTTCCATCGTCGATTCTAATCTCGAGTTCGACGACCGAATCAGAAAAGAGGAGCTGTCGGTTTTTCACCGCATTAATCGAGAACCCGATCGATTCACCCAGCAATCGAAAACTATCGCACTCTCTCGAGCCGAACGCATTTGTTCTGGTCGCAAATACGGCGAGAACGCCGTAGACGACCTCGTCGTGATCGATCGGAACCACGATTGCCGAATTGATGTCGTGGTCGGTGCCGATGTTTGCGAGCGGTTCAGGGAGCTGATTCCCGTGGGTGCCATTGCTGAACGATTGTATTTCGCCAGTCTCGAGGAGACGGTCGTACTCGAGATTTTGTTCGAGCAGTGCTTTCAGTTCGGAATCCATTCCGCCGCTGCCAACCCGATACAAGACGCTGGATTCACTCCCAATTCCTGCGATGACGGCACAGCGATAGAGGTCCGATTCGACGAGTCGATCGCACACGTTTCGCTCGATCGCGGACCGAGTCGGTGCTTCGACGACCGTTTTGATGACCTCTTTGATGATCTCGTTGATTTCGTTCGTCCGCTCGAGGCGCTCGTGTCGAGATCGCAATTTCTGCTGTTTTGCTCGCAGATCCGTAATATCTCTGGCGAGCCAGACGACTGCTCGAACGTCGTTGATCGGTTCGTCTATGAGAACGACGCGGGCTTCGAACCGCCGGACACCTTCGACTGTCTGTGCTGTGTATTCGATCGATTGGATCTCGCCGCTTTCGATAGTTCGGGTGACGCAGTTTTGTAACTCGGTCGCAACCGGCGTCGGAAAAACGTCGTCGAGCTTCAGTCCGATGAGATCGTCTGCAGGAAGCGAGTACAGATTCGAGGCATCGGCACTGATCTGTGCGTCGAGGTACGTGCCGTTTTCGTCGATGATAAATGCTTCTTCCGGAAGCGCCCGTCCGAACAGCTGTTCGTCTTCGTCGACCGCGTGTCCCATCGGGATTCCTACCTGCCCGAGGTGTGTCGCTTGCTGTTCGAGCGCGTCGACGATGCGATCGACGGCTGCCGTCGTCGACTGTTCGAAGACGTAGTCAGTAGCCCCTTCTCGAAAGGCGACCGTCGCTAGGCGCTCGCTCCCATTTCTCGGCGCAACGACGACCTTTTGGGCTGTATTACCCGGTTGAATCCGTTCGAGAACCGCCTTAACGGTTTCTGGATCCTCGAGTTCCAACACGATTCCAGTTTGGCCGGTCGCGGCGTAGGGTGGCGTGTCCTCTGCCGGATCGCTGATCTGGTGGACGCTCACGCGATCGTCTTCGTCGAATGCAGGTTTCAGCCGACTTCGATCTGCTGTCGAAACTAGCGCGACATCGTGGGGGATATCATCACTCATATACTGTTAATAGATTATAATTCTGTGAATATGTGTGACGCACTAACTCACCGGTCATTTCCATCAAATGGTTGCTGTAGTGAAACAAAAAGGTAGTGGTCTGCTTCTCGAATACAGCAGCTAGTTTTGCGTTTCGTCCGTGGTACCAACTCCGCCGATGTGAGCCTCTCTTGAAAAAGTCACACTCAGAACACTCGAGTTCATGGGACACCCTTCGTACTAATCTGTTACCGAAGCCGTTTCGGTGAGGTCGGCAACTCCTGAAATAGCGGTCACGGGGCGACTAGATTTCACCCTGATCTTTCAAATCTTCGATCACGTCGTCGACGAAGGCGTCGACGGATTCGTAGGGGAAGTCCCCACCGGACAGTTTCGTGTTCAGTTCCATCGCCGTCATCGAGAAATCCTCGGACTCGAATTTCGTTCCGGGTCCGTTTGGAAGCGCCGGAACGAGGTCCATTGGACTCGAAATGGGGTAGTCTGCGCCTTCGAACGCCTCGGTCATCTGGTCTCGGAGTTCAGCTTCATCTGCCATTGCAGCCCATAGTAACGTACGATAAATAATAAACCTGTTTATGCGTCTTATAGATGTATAGACAATAGTATTCCTTCGAGAACTGGTCGCTCGCATGAGTGCGAACCCTGGTTTCCCGCTCGAGTTATCATATCTTTCCCATTTTCATCCGTCTCCGTATCGATCAGAACCGTCGGTACGCTACTCTATACCTCGTAGCTGTACAATTTTATCTTTGTGCGCATATGTGATGCTCTCCAAAACTATAATTACCCCACGTCGTGTGTCTCTCACTATGGCGAAAGATACCGTCAGGTACCCGGACGATGTTGTCGAGGAGATTGACGGTCTCGTCGAAGACGGTATGTTCGAGAGCAAATCCGAGTTCTATCGCTTCTCTGCGGAGTACGTACTCACGCTCGTCAACCCCGATCACGAAGTTGAAACGTTCAACTTCGACGAAATCAAGAGTGAACTGAACATCTCGGATTCGGAGCGCCCTCCGATGGCGAACACTGACGGTGGGACGTTCTTCCTCGAGTCCGTGATCGCCGTCCGGAAGCAGGGACTCCGTGGAAATTACGAGGCGGCAGAGCGGTTTATCGACACGCACTACGATCAGACCGACCAGGAGTGTCTCATTCTCGAGGAGTTGTTAGGCACGTATCGGCGGGAAGCGGACGCAAACTCCGCATAATCGTCATTCGAAAGGATATCCGAGCGCCGATAAGTCGAGGTTTTCGGCGACGAGCGTCGCTGCCCGGTCGTAGGGGGATTCATGTGGCTCGCGTGTATCCGAATCGTGCTGATACTGTGTATAATTATCAGCCTCGAGCGTCGGGTGGCCCGCCTTGTCGGCGACGTGACCGAGAAATGCGTTACGGACGTTGTCGTTTTCGAAGAGTCCGTGCAAGTACGTCCCGAGGACGTTCTCGCGGGCGGCGCTAGCTTCACCCAGGGGTCGTCTGACCTCCTCGAGCACTGCAGTTTTGCCGACGTGTATCTCGTACCCTGAGGCACGGCCGCTCGCGCCGGAGAGAAGCGGTGATTCGTTTCCGTCGACCGTCACGGTGGTTTGCTCGAGGACTTTGGTCCCCTCGAAGGACGTTTCGATCGGAAGGAGCCCGATTCCTTCGAGGACGTCTTGCTCACCTGTTCCCTCGCGTGATGCGTTCGTAATTCGTTCACCAAGCAGCTGATAGCCGCCACAGATCCCGACGATCGGCCCGTCAAACGTTTCAATCTCAGTCCGGATATCCGCCGTCCGAAGCGCCAGGAGGTCGTCTACCGTGTTCTTGGTGCCCGGAATGACGATGGCGTCCGCCCGCTCCGAAATAGCGTCCCCGTCCTCGAGGGGTACGTACTCGACTGCGACACTTGGCGTGGCTGCGAGCGCCTCGAGATCGGTCGCGTTCGAAATGTGCGGTAGTCGAGGAACGGCGATCGTGAGATGTCGATCACGCCGGAGGTCGTCCTCGACGCCGATCGTCTTTCGGTCTCCGGGTCCGGGAAGCGCGACGCTGTCTTCTTCGGGGAGGCCCGGGTCGTCGTAGGGGATCACGCCGAGTATCGGTACGTTCGTCCGCGCTTCGATCTCTTCGATACCAGGCTCGAGGAGGGAGCTGTCCCCGCGGAATTTGGTGATAACCGCCCCCACGACTCGATCGCGCAGGGCATCGGGAAGCAACTCGAGCGTTCCATAGAGACTGGCGAACGCGCCGCCGCGTTCGATATCCACGAGCAGGAGGATCGACGCGTCGGCGATACGCGCTGTTTCGACGTTCGCCAGGTCGCGGTCGTGGAGGTTGATCTCCGCGATACTGCCCGCGCCTTCGGCGACGATCACGTCGTGATCCGTCGCGAGGCGTCGATACGATTCACTCGCCGCGTCTTTCGCCGTGGTCCAATAGTCCTCGTAGTACGCCCCGGCCGAGAGATGCGTGAGAGCAGTTCCTCGGACGACGAGTTGGCTTTCGCCGTTCCCGCGCGGTTTCAACAAGACCGGATTCATATCGGTCGTCGGAGTGATCCCGGAAGCTTTCGCCTGGACGTACTGAGAGACGCCAATCTCGCCCCACTGATTCGACTGGTCAGGGTGGTCTTGAGCCGCTCGTTCCCCCGAGGGAGTCTCTGTGGCGTCGGCCGGTCGAACGACCACGCGGGCGTTGTTACTCATGTTTTGTCCTTTGAACGGCGCGACGGACACACCACGATTTGCGAGGTATCGACACAGTCCGGCGGCTACCGTGGATTTTCCGACGTGGCTCGCGGTGCCGGCGATGAGGATCGTTCGTGTCATCCGCGTACGACTGCTCGAGTCCCCGGTCCTATCGTCCTATCGATTTCCCCATCGGTCGACTGGATTCTCGCGCTCAATACTCGGTTCCGCGTCTCGCACGCTGGTTCTCGTCGATCGGATGTTTCTCCTTGCTGACGTTCGTCACGAGATCGGCGTCGTCGATCAGGTACTCGGGACGGGTGTGACTGCCGGAGAGAACCAATTCGAGGCCGTCCGGTTTCGCCTCGATGAGCTCGAGGACGTCGTCTTTCTCGATCAACTCACGATCCGCAGCGTACAGGATCTCGTCTAAAACGAGCATGTGAACGCCATCTTCCGCAGCGCCGTCAAGCGCAAACGGCGTCGAGAGGTCCGCGGCAGACGCCGCCTCGAGCAGCTCGTAGGTTCGTTCGAGGCCGGCCTGTGCCTCGGCTTCGTGATCGGTTTCGTCACTGCCGTCTTGCATGCCGTGCCAACCGTAGTGGCCGAGGTTTTCGTAGGAAATCGCAGGGAGCGCAGCGATGGCGTTGTACTCTCCTCGGACCGCATCGACGCTCGAGGCCCCACCTTTCATGAACTGCAGGAGGTGAACGCGATAGCCGTGACCGGCGGCGCGCATTCCCATCCCGAGCGTCGCCGTCGTCTTTCCTTTCCCGTCGCCCCACCAGACCTGGACGAGTCCGAATTCATCGGGCGCTGACGGTTCGATTTCGGCGGCTTCGGGGGATCGTCCCTGACCGGGAGTCTTCTCGAGGGTCGATTCGGGAGTGCGGTCCGTGGTCATCGTTCACTGAGTTTTCCCTCCGGACGTAATTATACTCTCGTTTCGTTGATCGGCTCGACTCGGAACATCGGCTCACCGTTTCCACGGAGAATGTGGTCGGTGGCGACGTACCAGAATCGAAACTTGACGAGGCTGGTTCGACGGAAACCGGACGTTTCCACGAGTAAGCCCGGCGTACACGTTTCGATAGATCGACCAAATACGTCATTAGGCTTCGCTTCTAACGTACGGTAATGCCAGTCGAGTTTCCGCCGTCCGAGGACGACGCAGATCTCGAGCGTGTCGTCACCGTTCTGGACGATGCCGCCTGTCGGAAGATACTCTCGACACTCGAGGAACCGATGTCGGCTAACGAAATCGCGGCGGCGGCGGAACTTCCGCTTTCGACGACGTACAAAAAATTGGATCTGTTGTCCGAAGCCTCGCTCGTGCGTGAGACGGCTGCGATCCGTCCCGACCGACACCGAACGTCCAGATACGTCGCGGATTTCACCGAGATCGCGATCGATCTCGACGAGGAGCGCACGTTGCAGGTCTCGATCGACCGATCGAACTCTCGAAAGACTGATATATGGGCCGAAATCGCCGCGGATTTCTCCCAGTAGACGCCTCTTCTGTATCGATTGACGCGTTCTCGAGGTAGAATCCCACCACCTGCCATTCCGATACGCTGACTGTCAGAAACGCCTCGGATCGTCACCTCATCTCACCCCGGTATAGTAAAATATCATTTTCGAGACTCGTAGGCTAGTTTCGTTCCTAGGAGCGGTCCACAATGCCTATAATAATGCACATTAAAAACATTTCTATGGCTACGTATGGTTGAAAATACTATATAATTTGATGAGCGAATCGATTTCTACTCTATCTCTGCTGATCAGAAGATAGGTAGTGGGTGACCCCTCTGTATATCCATGTTGCCATAATATGGCTGTTGTTCGGCCATGGTCCTGCGGATATGTTCTGCATTTCGACCGATCTCGAGTGGCACCCTTCGAGTTTACCTTCATAACGAATGTCATACTCGTGGTGAGAAATAAATAAATTGTAAATTTGGTATGTTGCAAAATCTGAATAACTATCCGAAAAACCCCTTCTGTTATCCTTCGAGTTGAACGACGAACTAGTTTCGTTGAACAGGAGTGAGCGCCTGTCGACCGCCATCGTTCTTGTCCGAGACATTCCATCGACGGAGTGTGCGTCTTGATTCTCGTTATCTAGACCGATGCGTTGCTCTCATCCTTCGTTCGGGAGTTTTCCAGCGTCCTGTAGCCCCTCGACGATATCATCGGCGAGTGCTTCGGGCGTTTCGTAGGGAAACCGATCCGACGCGCCATCGGTTTCTTGGGCTGCGCTGCGAAGCTCGAGCACAGACATCGAAAACGTCCCGGACTCGAACGTCGTCGCAGGCCCGTTCGGAAGCGCCGGCAGGAGTTCCATCGGATTCGAAACCGGGTAGTCCGCACCCTCGAATGCATCGACCAACTGTCGTCGAACGTCTTCGGTGTCGGGTTCTGTCATCGTCTGCTCCGGCGTACTGTTGGGATCGCCATACTACTTGCGTTCTGCAATGGAACGTAAGCCAGTAGACAGCGCCTCACTATTCGACCGTCATTACCGTATTACCATCGTTCGGGACACCGGTTCGAGTTGACGGATTAGCTCCACGCAAATGCGCTTGCGCCCGATGCTGGCGCTAGTTGTCGGTCGATAGCGTCGCCGTCGCCGTTCCCGTCAGCAACGTCTCTTCGTGGTGAGTGGCGGCCTCGAGCGCTACGTCGACTCGGCCATCGGCTCGATCGATTTCGGTGACGGTTCCGGTCGCTCTGACGGTCCTACCCGGGCGAAGCTGTGATTGGAACCGAACGCCGAACGACTCGAGTGTGTCCACGCCGAACCAGTCTGTGACGACCCGCGACGCGATTCCGGCGGTGAACATTCCCTGTCCGAAGACGGTCTCGTTCCCGGCCGCTCGAGCGTAGGGCTCGTCGAAGTGGATCGGGTTAAAATCACCGCTAGCACCGGCGTACCGAACGAAATCCTGTCGGTTGATTCCTTCGACGACGACCGACGGCCCCGTTTCGTTGATCTCGAGTTCGTCGATGGATTCAACTCGCTGCGCTTGGTTCACCGGCCGGAGCGGTTTG
Coding sequences within it:
- a CDS encoding Cdc6/Cdc18 family protein, with the translated sequence MSSSGDDLFTRDDHIFENKELLEINHLPEEGRIVGRDDEIADLANAVNPAIFGQSPSNLLIYGKTGTGKSLCAKHISERLVRVAKEEGVTAEFAYVDCAQDNTETQAVQTIAHSMNNSEATDIKIPDKGLSTSTYYKRLWQVLDTQYGVVLIILDEVDKLDDDDILMQLSRAGEAGKLTDCKIGVIGISNKIKYKDRMDERVKSSLCEREFVFPPYDANQLRDIMQARSDAFKDGVLEPSVIPRAAALAAREHGDARKAIDILRYAGEIAQSNSSETVREEFVVQARERAETDRFRELIRGSTPHSRYVLQALAVLSLNETDEDGFRTTRIFDVYEEICRQEGSDTLSLRRVRDLLKEHAFLDIIEQSRQSGGSAEGSYTEHQLLEDPDVVQKVLVETVESSQQ
- a CDS encoding alpha,alpha-trehalose-phosphate synthase (UDP-forming), yielding MRDIEERGQSIGRRNVSTTNRIDSNYQREGQTELSTQSPSLSTVCPESLIVVSNRQPYRHEFDDATDGSSDSDSDSRPAESGHSTEPDRKITVDEPAGGLTAGLDPVLCRSNGTWIAWGDGEADELAVDQNDCVHVPPDDEAYTLRRLWLSDEAVDSYYYGFSNRVLWPLCHGFEHLLDDRPGDLEWYRRVNEQFATAVSEHVSEESVVWLQDYHLGFAPALIRERVPDSVTIAHFWHIPWPSPETFDHCPAGRELLAGLLGNDLLGFHVDRYAELFVECVDTHLPDATVHRPTRTIRYDGNETRVVATPMGVDAPTYATTSREVDSGQWSSICSKYDISQSNAIGLGVDRLDYTKGIPQRLDALETFFERNRPWRGQFTFVQKATPSRTNIPAYQQLGETVRQRVERINDRFGTDEWQPIVYTEDILPQEDLCALYRNADVMVVSPVSDGMNLVAQEYLASNVDESGALVLSNRAGAHEMLGSHAYTIAPDRTDHFADTLERVLTTARGEKRQRISVLRDRVFDADLDSWMRDQFVQMQRLRTGTDSYDDLSNGYQSPV
- the otsB gene encoding trehalose-phosphatase yields the protein MLKDIPSPVDEQLPRIRSAVREANNILLCLDFDGTLAPIVDDPAKATPTDAVVDALEDLSSNPTIRTAVVSGRSLTDVRSRVDSPNLFAGNHGLEIQRNGSISVHPIAQKRATLVDTVCSQLAKTFEPVPHCWVENKRLTGSVHFRLASTHRLETIKNVAKSVIKRIGQGLLEHSYGKRVIEISPRIPWGKGNAVELLELSAPTDSLVVYLGDDTTDESAFEVVEPDGIGIRVGGPSTSWASARVRSPAAVASFLHWIGTAGPPHATETPAKLEETLSQRSA
- a CDS encoding winged helix-turn-helix domain-containing protein is translated as MKLRQPTDFLILESLEDKGRNVATNLSAHTDKSRKNINTRLPVLEDYGLVEKIGPAKRSGLYEITSLGKAALVYQDQYDEVDDFEELIEGPSAGNVESAGASATSFARGEEDTDDE
- a CDS encoding bacterio-opsin activator domain-containing protein, which codes for MSDDIPHDVALVSTADRSRLKPAFDEDDRVSVHQISDPAEDTPPYAATGQTGIVLELEDPETVKAVLERIQPGNTAQKVVVAPRNGSERLATVAFREGATDYVFEQSTTAAVDRIVDALEQQATHLGQVGIPMGHAVDEDEQLFGRALPEEAFIIDENGTYLDAQISADASNLYSLPADDLIGLKLDDVFPTPVATELQNCVTRTIESGEIQSIEYTAQTVEGVRRFEARVVLIDEPINDVRAVVWLARDITDLRAKQQKLRSRHERLERTNEINEIIKEVIKTVVEAPTRSAIERNVCDRLVESDLYRCAVIAGIGSESSVLYRVGSGGMDSELKALLEQNLEYDRLLETGEIQSFSNGTHGNQLPEPLANIGTDHDINSAIVVPIDHDEVVYGVLAVFATRTNAFGSRECDSFRLLGESIGFSINAVKNRQLLFSDSVVELEIRIDDGNAISFDLSEKYDCTCSLKWAGTTTSGKTYQYVLVDGIDGEIVREEANQHDSVQECRVVHSGNQQCIIELRLVESGVRALSNLGVAIRDITVEDNVGTCLLDVPRDADIREILNALGRIYQNTELVARREVDRSVQTMAEKQDRILDTLTEKQLTTLRLAYYGGYFDWPRGSTGEEIAQAMDVAPPTMHQHLRKALQELLREFLEEGTRTNFDI
- a CDS encoding MTH865 family protein, which codes for MADEAELRDQMTEAFEGADYPISSPMDLVPALPNGPGTKFESEDFSMTAMELNTKLSGGDFPYESVDAFVDDVIEDLKDQGEI
- a CDS encoding CopG family transcriptional regulator → MAKDTVRYPDDVVEEIDGLVEDGMFESKSEFYRFSAEYVLTLVNPDHEVETFNFDEIKSELNISDSERPPMANTDGGTFFLESVIAVRKQGLRGNYEAAERFIDTHYDQTDQECLILEELLGTYRREADANSA